CATGTCGTAGCCGTCGCTGGTGGCGCCGTAGCCGACGATCTCGGCGTAGATCTTGGCGCCGCGCTTGAGCGCGTGTTCCAGTTCCTCGACCACCACCATGCCGCCACCGCCGGCGATGACGAAGCCGTCACGCTTGGCGTCATAGGCGCGCGAGGCCTTCTCCGGGGTCTTGTTGTACTGGGTGGAGAGGGCGCCCATGGCGTCGAACAGGCAGCTCTGGCTCCAGTGTTCCTCTTCGCCGCCGCCGGCGAACACCATGTCCTGTTTGCCCATCTGGATCTGCTCCATGGCGTGGCCGATGCAGTGGGCGCTGGTGGCGCAGGCGGAGGAGATGGAGTAGTTCACGCCCTTGATCTGGAACGGCGTGGCCAGGCAGGCCGACACGGTGCTGCCCATGGTGCGCGGCACGCGGTATGGGCCGATGCGCTTGACGCCCTTCTCGCGCAGGATGTCGATGGCTTCCATCTGGTTCAGGGTGGAGGCACCACCGGAGCCGGCAATCAGGCCGACGCGCGGGTGGGAGATTTCCTCCAGGCTGAGGCCGGCATCCTTGATCGCCTGCTCCATGGACAGGTAGGCGTAGGCCGCGGCATCGCCCATGAAACGCAGGACCTTGCGGTCGATCAGCTCTTCCAGGTTGAGGTCGACGGAGCCGGACACCTGGCTGCGCAGGCCCATTTCGGCATATTCCGGGTTGAAGCGGATGCCTGCCTTGCCGGCGCGCAGGTTGGCGGAGACGGTGTCTTTGTCATTGCCCAGGCAGGAAACGATGCCCAGACCGGTGATCACGACGCGGCGCATGCGGAAATGTCCTTCAGAAACTGTCGGTAGAGGTGAACAGGCCGACGCGGAGGCCTTCGGCGCTGTAGATCTCGCGGCCATCGACGGCCACGCTGCCGTCGGCGATGCCGAGGATCAGCGAGCGATTGATGGTGCGCTTGATGTGGATGTTGTAGGTGATCTTCTTGGCGGTCGGCAGGACCTGGCCGAAGAACTTCACCTCGCCCGAGCCGAGGGCGCGGCCGCGGCCGGGGTTGCCCTGCCAGCCGAGGTAGAAGCCAACCAGCTGCCACATGGCGTCGAGGCCCAGGCAGCCGGGCATCACCGGGTCGCCCTCGAAGTGGCAGGCGAAGAACCACAGGTCGGGATTGATATCGAGTTCGGCGACGATCTCGCCTTTGCCGTATTTGCCGCCGGTCTCGCTGATGTGCACGATGCGGTCGATCATCAGCATATTGGGGGCGGGCAACTGCGCATTACCTGGGCCAAACAGTTCGCCGCGGCTGCAGGCGAGCAATTCTTCCCGGGTATAGGCGTTTTGCTGGGTCATGCGAACTCCTCAATGGTCCCCTCGGCGGGGCTAAGCTGCGCCGCGGGTTTTCTTGTGTAGCGGCAGACTAGTCATAGACTGTTGCGCCTAGGTGAAAGTCACAGCGCAGTGTGAACAGTTGTAAACAGCCTGTTCTTGTCGCAGATCATCACTCGCCCGACTCTAGCATTCCTGCGCCGGCGGTGGTGCGCTTGCCCAGCCAGCGCAGCAAGATGCGCTCCAGATCGGCGCGCTTGAAGGGTTTGGCCAGGTAGTCGTTCATCCCGGCCTGCAGGCAGGCCTCGCGGTCACCCTGCAGGGCGTTGGCGGTAAGGGCGATGATCGGCGTGCCGCCGTGCGGGTGCAGGCGGCGGATCTGCCGCGTGGCCTCGTAGCCGTCCATCACCGGCAGGCGGCAGTCCATCAGCACGGCGGCGAAGCGCTGTGCGTCGAAGCTGCCGACCGCCTGGGCACCATCGCCGACCAGGGTCACCCGGTAGCCGAGGCTGCGCAGCATGGCCTCGATCACCGTCTGGTTGACCGGGTTGTCCTCCACCAGCAGCACTTCCTGGCCGTCGCCGGACTGGCTGTCGTCCTCGGGCGAGGGCATGGCAATACTGTGGCGCGGGCTGAAGGGCAGGGGGATTTCCAGGGTGAAGACCGAACCCACGCCTTCCTGGCTGCTGGCGTGCAGGGTGCCGCCCATGCGCTCGGCCAGGGTGCGGGCGATCGACAGGCCGAGGCCGGTGCCGCCGTAGCGCCGCGAGATCGAGGTATCGGCCTGCTGGAAGGCGTCGAACATGTGCTCCAGGCGCTGCGGGGCGATGCCGATGCCGCTGTCGTGCACGGCGCAGGTGAACCACAGTACCTCGTTGTCCAGCGGCTGCCAGCGCGTTTCGATGCGGATGCCGCCTTCCTCGGTGAACTTCAGCGCGTTGCCCAGCAGGTTGACCAGGATCTGGCGGATGCGCGTCGGGTCGCCCTGCACCTCGAAGTCCTCCAGACCGGCCTGGTTCTCCAGGCGCAGGTAGAGGCCGCGCTGCTGCGCGCTGTGCTGGAACACCTGGATCGAGCCCTGCAGCAGCTCCAGCAGGTTGAAGGGGATGCGCTCCAGTTCCAGGGCGCCGCGCTCGATGCGCGAGAAGTCGAGGATGTCGTTGATCACCTTGAGCAGGTGTTCGGTGGACTCGGTGGCCAGGGCCGCGTATTCGGCCTGCTCGCCGGTCATCTCGGTGGTTTCCAGCAGCTGCAGCATGCCCAGCACGCCGTTCATCGGGGTGCGCAGCTCGTGGCTCATCATGGCCAGGAAGTCCGACTTGGCGCGGCTGGCCTGTTCGGCCTGCTCGCGGGTCTGGATCAGCTGCTGCATGGCGCTGTGCTGCTCGCGGCTGGCCTGGGCGAGCTCGGCCGCCAGGTTGTTGATGTGCCGCGCCAGATCGCCCAGTTCGCTGGTGTCGGTTTCCGGCAGGCTGGTGTGGTAGTCGCCAGCCTTGATTGCCTGCAGCGCCCGTCCCATCTCGATGATCGGGCCGGCCAGGCGCCGCGCCAGCTGGCGTGCCAGCAGGAAGGTCAGCAGCAGGGCGAACAGGGCCAGCACCGTGGCCTTGAACAGGATGGTCTGCTGGCGGCTGGTGAAGGCCTCGTCGGACATGCCGACCACCACCCGACCCAGGTACTGCTCATCGGTGCCGTTCGCCGCTGCCTGCTCGATGGGGGCGTGGAACACTTCCACGCGTGCCGTGCTGTCCTCGCCATGCCGCTCGACGTAGACCAGGATGTTCTCGGCCTTGTCGCGCACTTCCAGGAAGCGTACGTGCGGGGTCTTCAGGGTGGCGCGCAGCAGGGTCTCCAGGGCCTGCGGGTTGCCGGCGGCGATCCCGTGCTCGGCGGCCGGCGCCAGCTGGTCGGCCACCCGCTGGCCGGTCTGGTCGATTTCCGCGCGCAGGTCCTGCAGCCGCGAGTGGGTGAACAGGCCGGTCAACAGCAGGGTCAGCAGCAGGGCCGGGCCGACGCTGATCAGTTGGGTGCGGGTGTGGATGTCCCACTTGCGGCCGAAGGTCATGGCTGCATTCTCCCGCCGGGGAGGATGGGCATGCCGGAGCGGGTGCCCGCGGGAGCGACCGGGGGCAAGCCGGGGAGGGGAAGGAAACTGTGCACGGAACGGCCTTGTTCTCTGCCTGACTGCGGCATGTTAACCGAGAAGGCAGGCTTTGCCAGCGCATGCGCTGCGATGGCAGTCACGCACGGTACTGGCCGGTCGGGCGATGCTTCGTGATAATGCCGCCATTCGCCATCCCGATGGCCCGTTGTGGAATTCCTATGACCGAGCAACAACCCGTTGCAGTACTGGGTGGCGGCAGCTTCGGCACCGCCATCGCCAATCTCCTGGCCGCCAACGGCCAGCGCGTCCTGCAGTGGATGCGCGACCCCGAGCAGGCCGAGGCCATGCGCACCCAGCGCGAGAACCCGCGCTACCTCAAGGGCATCAAGCTGCTGCCCGGGGTCGAGCCGGTAACCGACCTGCCGACCACCCTGGCTGCCTGCGAGCTGGTTTTCGTCGCCATTCCTTCCTCGGCGCTGCGCAAGGCGCTGCAACCGGTGGCCGGGCTGCTGGCCGGCAAGCTGCTGGTCAGCACCACCAAGGGCATCGAGGCCGAGGGCTTCAAGCTGATGAGCCAGATCCTCGCCGAAGTGGCGCCGCAGGCGCGCATCGGCGTGCTGTCCGGGCCCAACCTGGCGCGCGAGATCGCTGAGCATGCGCTGACCGCCACCGTCATCGCCAGCGAGGACGAGGAGCTCTGTCAGCGCGTGCAGTCGGCCCTGCACGGCCGCACCTTCCGCGTCTACGCCAGCCGCGACAGCTTCGGCGTGGAACTGGGCGGCGCGCTGAAGAACGTCTACGCCATCATCGCCGGCATGGCGGTGGCCCTGGGCATGGGCGAGAACACTAAGAGCATGCTGATCACCCGTGCCCTGGCCGAGATGACCCGCTTCGCCGTCAAGCTCGGCGCCAATCCCATGACCTTCCTCGGCCTGGCCGGCGTGGGCGACCTGATCGTCACCTGCTCCTCGCCCAAGAGCCGCAACTTCCAGGTCGGCCATGCCCTCGGCGAGGGCCTGAGTCTGGAGGATGCGGTGGCGCGCCTGGGCGAGGTGGCCGAGGGCGTCAACACCCTCAAGGTGCTCAAGCACAAGGCCGAGGAGTTGCAGGTCTACATGCCCCTGGTCGCCGGCTTGCATGCCATCCTGTTCGAGGGGCGTACCCTGGAACAGGTGATCCAGGCGCTGATGCGCGGCGAGCCGAAGACCGACGTGGACTTCATTTCCCCCAGCGGATTCTGAGAAGGAGAGCGACATGAGCGACGAAAGCAAGGAACTGGAGCGCGAGTCCATCGGCCTGCGCATTGTCTGGATGGTGATCTTCGCCATCGTCTGGCAGCTGGCGGAAATCGTGCTCGCCGGCGTGGTCTTGCTGCAGCTGGGCTACCGCCTGTTCTACGGTGCGCCCAACGCTGGCCTGCAAGGCTTCGGCGATAGCCTCAGCCAGTACCTGCAGCAGATCGGCCGCTTCGGCACCTTCAACAGCGAGGAGAAGCCCTGGCCCTTCGCCGACTGGCCGACCCCGCGCGCACCGCAGGACAACGAACCGCACAGCATCCCGCCGGCGCCGCACCCGGTGCGCGACGAAGAGCCCAAGCTGTGAAACTCTGGCTGCTGCGCCATGGCGAGGCCGAGCCGCGTGCGCGTAGCGACGCGGAGCGGGCGCTGACCGAGCGTGGCCGCAAGGAAGTGCGCAAGAGCGCCGAACGCCTGCGTGGCCAGGCGCTCGCGCATATCCTGGTCAGCCCCTACCGGCGCGCCCAGCAGAGCGCCGAGCTGGTGCGCGAGGCGCTTGGCCTGAGTCTGCCGCTGACCACGGTGGACTGGGCCACCCCCGACGACTCGCCGCGCAACGCCGTGCTGCAGCTCGACCAGTACGCGGGCGACTGCCTGCTGGTCAGCCACAACCCGCTGCTCGGCAGCCTCGGCGGTCTGCTGGTGCATGGCTATCTGCAGGAACCCCTGGCATTGCACACCGCCAGCCTGGTCGAGCTGGAAGGCGAGTCGAGCGTGCCCGGCCTGATGACGCTCAAGAGCCTGTATCACCCCCACTAGTCGGCCAGGGCGGCCTGCCGGCGCTTCTGTAACATTTCTCTACTTGCGATGCCTCCTGACGCATGGAATATTCGACCAAGCAAGTGCTTGGTTGCTCCCTGTGACAAAAACAATAAACAAGGAGGCCCCGTGGCCAGTGCAGTCCGTTTGCCGCTCGAAGTGTTTTTCGAGCGCGAGTCGCGTCACCCGAACAAGACCTACCTGATCCAGCCCCTCGGCGCCGGACAGGTGGAGCAGCTGACCTGGGCCGAAGTGGGCGAGCAGGCCCGGCGTGCGGCGAGTTGGCTGCGCAGTCTGGAGCTGGAGCAGGGCAGCAAGATCGCCATCATTTCCAAGAACTGTGCGCACTGGATAGTCGCCGACCTGGCCATCTGGATGGCCGGGCACGTGTCGGTGCCGCTCTATCCCAACCTCACCGCCGAGTCGGTGCGCCAGGTGCTGGAGCATGCCGAGGCCAGGGTGGCCTTCATCGGCAAGCTCGACGACTGGCCGGCCATGGCTCCCGGCGTGCCGGAGCAGGTCACCACCGTGGCCCTGCCGTTGCACCCGCACGGTCGCTACGACCGCACCTGGCAGGACCTGCAGGTCTGTGCGCCGATTCAGGACACCCCCAGGCCGCGCGCCGAGCAGCTCGCCACCATCATCTACACCTCCGGTACTACCGGCATGCCCAAGGGCGTGATGCACAACTTCGGCAACTTCGGCTTCACCGCCAGCCACGCCACCGAGCTGTTCGGCGTGCGCGAGGACGACCGGGTGCTGTCCTACCTGCCGCTGTGCCACGTGGCCGAGCGCATGTTCGTCGAGCTCAATTCGCTGTACAGCGGGCTGACCGTGTACTTCGCCGAGAGCCTGGATACCTTCCTCGACGACCTGCGCCGCGCCCGTCCCACGGTGTTCTTCGGCGTGCCGCGGATCTGGACCAAGTTCCAGATGGGCGTCTATTCCAAGATGCCGGCCAGGAAACTGGACTTCCTGCTATCCATCCCGCTGCTCGGTCGCCTGATCGGGCGCAAGGTGCTGCGTGGCCTGGGCCTGGACGCGGTGCGCTACGCGCTGTCCGGCGCCGCGCCGGTGCCCGAGGCACTGCTCAACTGGTATCGCCGCCTGGGCCTGGAGCTGCAGGAGGTCTACGGCATGACCGAGAACTGCGGCTATTCCCACGTGTGCCGCCCCGGCAAGTTCAAGCAGGGCTGGATCGGCCAGAACAACCCGGGCGTCGAGGTGCGCATCAGCGAGGTGGGCGAGGTGCTGGTGCGCAGCGGCTCGACCATGCAGGGCTACTACAAGGAGCCGGGCAAGACCGCCGAGACGCTGACCGAGGATGGCTTCCTGCGCACCGGCGACAAGGGCGAGCAGGATGCCGAGGGCAATCTGCGCCTGACCGGGCGGATCAAGGAAATCTTCAAGACCAGCAAGGGCAAGTACGTGGCCCCGGCGCCGATCGAAAACCGCCTGGCGGTGCACAGCCATATCGAACAGGTCTGCGTGGTCGGTGACGGCCTGCCGCAGCCGCTGGCCCTGTGCGTGCTCTCCGAGGCCGGGCGCAAGGAGCCGCGCGAGCAGCTGGAGGGCAGCCTCAAGCGCCTGCTGGAGGAAACCAACCTGGCCCTGGACAAGCACGAGCAGCTCAACGGCCTGGTGCTGGTGCCCGAGGTCTGGGCGGTGGACAACGGCTTCCTGACGCCGACCCTGAAGATCAAGCGGGCTTCGGTGGAGAACGCCTATGGCCCGCACTTCGATGCCTGGGGGCAGCGCCGCGAAGGGGTGGTTTGGCATCAGCAGGCCGGCTGAGTCGCGCGGCCCCGGAAAAGGCCCGGTCCCGCGACCGGGCCTTTTGCTTTGGGGCAACGCCTGTTTCGGTGCGAGAATCCGCGCCTGCCGCCGACAGGAGAGACGATGAACCGCGATGCCTACAACAAGGTCGCCCAGCAGTGGGGCGAGGCGCGCTCGGGCTTCTTCAAGAACGAGCGCCACTACCTGGACACGCTGCTGGCTCCGCTGCCGCCGGGTTCCACCGTCCTCGACCTGGGCTGCGGCACGGGGCGGCCGATGGCCGAGCAGGTGGTCGCCAGCGGCCATCGGGTGATCGGTGTGGACCAGTCCGAGGCGATGCTCGAGCAGGCCCGCCGGCGCCTGCCGGACCAGTGCTGGCTGCTGTCGCCGATGGAGCACTACGTGCCGGACCGGGACTTCCAGGCGGCGATCATCTGGGACTCGATCTTTCACCTGCCGCGCTGCGAGCATGCGGGGATCCTGCAGCGGGTCGTCGAGCGGCTGCCCGGTGGCGGCCGGCTGATGCTGACGGTGGGCGGCTCCAGCCATCCGGCGTTCACCGACTTCATGTTCGGCGTGGAATTCTTCTACGACTCCAACCTGCCGGAAGAGACCGAACAGATCCTGCGCGATTGTGGCTGCCGGCTGCTGATCGGTGAGTTCATGAACCTGCCTGACGGCGCTCGCAACAAGGGCCGCTACGCGATAGTCGCGGAAAAGTGCTGAGGCTCCCGGGGCAAAAAAAAGCCCGGCCATGCGGCCGGGCGAAGCACTACTCCGCAGGAGCGAAGGGGATCAGGCAATCTCTGCCAAAGCTTGAATCTGCTGCTGCGCCGCCACCTCGCCGATCACCAGGATCGCCGGGCTCTTCAGCGCAAAATCGCTGGCCGTCTGCTGCATGCCGGCCAGGGTGCTGCGGCACTCGCGCTGCTGCGGCAGCGAGGCGTTCTCAATCATCGCCACCGGCATGTCGGCGCGCATGCCGCCGGCCAGCAGGCTGTCGCGTACCTCGGGCAGCTTGGCCACGCCCATGTACACCACCAGGGTGGTGCCGCCCTGGGCCAGGGCTTGCCAGTTCAGGCTGCTGTCGTCCTGGGTGTGGGCGGTGACCAGGGTCACGCCGCGGGCCACGCCGCGCAGGGTCAGGGGGATGCCGCACTGGGTGGCGCCGGCCAGGCCGGCGGTGATGCCGTTGACCATCTCCACCTCGATGCCATGCGCGGCCAGCCAGTCGGCTTCCTCGCTGCCACGGCCGAAGATGCACGGGTCGCCACCCTTCAGACGCACCACGCACTTGCCCTGGCGCGCATAGCGCAGCATCAGCCGGTGGATGAAAGCCTGCGGCGTGGAGCGGCAGCCGCCGCGCTTGCCCACCGGCACCACACGCGCCGCCGGGCAGTGTTCCAGCACGGCCGGGTTGACCAGGTCGTCGATCATCACGATCTCGGCCCGGTTGAGGGCCCTCACCGCCTTGAGGGTCAGTAGTTCCGGGTCGCCGGGGCCGGCGCCCACCAGCCAGACTTTTGCACTCATGCTTCTACTCCTCAGGCTTGCACGGCGATGGCCGCCACGCGGGTGGCCAGCAGTCGCTTGATTTCCGGCACGCACGAGCCGCAGCTGGTGCCGCATTTCAGCTCGCGCTTGAGGCCGTCCAGGTCCAGGCCGCGTTCGATTCCGGCGCATACCGCGTCCTGGCTGACGTTCATGCAGTTGCACAGCACCTTGCTGGCCTTGAGGCCGCCGCCCGGCGGCGTCGGCAGCGGAGCCAGCAGCCAGCGGCGCAGCTCGGCGTCACTGCTGCCCTGTTCCCACAGGCCCTTGAGCCAGTCGCGGGCGGCAATCTCGCCGGCCAGGCGCACGGCGACGATGCGCCCGCCCTCGGTGCGTAGGCGCTTGCCCACGCCGCGCCGGGGGTCGTCGTAGGCCATCACCGGGCCCTGGTCGAGGCCGAGCAGGGCGTCGATCTGCGCCAGCAGCTCGGCGTCCGGCGCCGTCGTGGCGGCGGCCTTGAGCAGCAGGGCCGGTCGCTGTTCGCGGCCGGTGGGCGCCAGGCTGGCGTAGGCGAAACGCTCGAACAGCGGGCGCAGGGCGGTGAAGCGGCGCTGCACGTCGCCCTCGACCAGGGCGAAGAACTGCCAGGGCAGCTCGGCGCGCTCGACCTGCACGGCGCTGAGCTTCAGCTCCGGCTGCTTGGACAGCGGGTCGAAGGCCGACTGGGTCAGCACGTTGGTGCCCAGACCCTTGAGGAAACGGTCGCCCCAGTGCATCGGCAGGTAGGCCTGGCCCGCTTGCAGGCTGTCGTCGGCCTGCACCGGCAGGATCAGGCCGCCGCGCCGGCTGCGCAGCCGGATCAGCTCGCCGGACTGCAGGCCGCGCCGCGCCAGCTCGTCCGGGTGCAGGCCGAGCACCGCTTCCGGCGCGTGGCCGAACAGCCGTGCGGCGGTGCCGGTGCGGCTCATGCCGTGCCACTGGTCGCGCAGGCGGCCGGTGTTGAGCAGCAGGGGGAAGTCCGCCACCGGGCGTTCCTGGGCCGGCCGGTAAGGGTCGGCGACGAACTGTGCGCGGCCGCTGGCGGTGGGGAAGAGGCCGTTCCCGTACAGACGCGCGGTGCCCTGGCGGGCGCCGGCCGGGAAGGGCCATTGTTGCGGACCTTGGTCGTCCAGGATGGCGTAGCTGAGACCGGAGAGGTCCAGGTCGCGTCCCTGGGTCAGGTGCTTGTACTCCTCGAACAGCATTTCCGCGTCGAGGAAGGCGAACAGGCTTGGCAGGCCGGGGCGTTGCAGTTGTTCCAGGCGACGGGCGAAGTCGCAGACGATCGCCCAGTCCGGCCGCGCCTCTGCGGGCGCTGGCACGGCGCGGCGCACATGGCTGATGCGCCGCTCGGAGTTGGTCACGCTGCCTTCTTTTTCGCCCCAGCTGGCGGCCGGGAGCAGAAGGTCGGCGTAGTGGCAGGTCTCGGTGGTGAAGAAGGCTTCCTGCACCACCACGAAGGGGCACCGCGCCAGGGCCTCGTGGATCTTCTGCTGGTCCGGCAGCGACTGCGCGGGGTTGGTGCAGGCGATCCACAGGGCCTTGATCTTGCCGGCGCGCACCGCCTCGAACAGTTCCACGGCGCTGAGCCCCGGGGTTTCCGGCAGGCTGTCCACGCCCCAGTAACGGGCCACTTCGGCGCGGTGCTCGGGGTTGGCCGCCTCCCGGTGGCCAGGCAGCAGGTTGGACAGGCTGCCGGTCTCGCGGCCGCCCATGGCGTTGGGCTGGCCGGTGAGGGAGAAGGGGCCGGCGCCGACCCGGCCTATCTGTCCCGTGGCCAGGTGCAGGTTGATCAGGGCGCTGTTCTTGGCACTGCCGGCGCTGGACTGGTTGAGGCCCATGCACCACAGCGAGAGGAAGGCCGGCGATTGACCGATCAGCTCGGCGGCGCGGCGCAGCTCGCTCTCGTCGATGCCGCACAGGCGCGCCACTTCGCTCGGCGGGTAGTCGGCGGCCAGCCCGCGCAGGGCCTCGAAGCCCTCGGTGTGGGCGTCGATATAGGCCGGGTCGTAGTCGCCGTTGGCCAGCAGCAGGTGCAGCAGGCCGTGGAACAGCGCCACGTCGGTGCCCGGGGCGATGGCCAGATGCAGGTCGGCCAGCTCGCAGGTATCGGTGCGGCGCGGGTCGACCACGATGATCTTCATTTCGGGCCGCGCGGCCTTGGCCGCTTCCAGGCGGCGGAACAGGATCGGGTGGGCATAGGCCATGTTGCTGCCGGCGATCAGCAGGCAGTCGGCCTGCTCGATGTCCTCGTAGCTGCAGGGCGGGGCGTCGGCGCCCAGGCTGCGCTTGTAGCCGACCACCGCCGAGCTCATGCACAGGCGCGAGTTGCTGTCGATATTGTTGGTGCCGACCAGGGCGCGGGCCAGCTTGTTGAAGGCGTAGTAGTCCTCGGTCAGCAGCTGGCCGGAGATGTAGAAGGCGACGCTGTCCGGGCCGTGCTCGCGGATGGTCTCGGCGAATACGCTGGCGGCGTGGTCGAGGGCGCTGTCCCAGTCGGTGCGGGCGCGGGCGAGATTCTTGCCCAGGCGCAGCTCGGGGGAGAGGGCGCGGGCGTCGAGGTCGCCGGTCAGGTGCAGGGACGAGCCCTTGCTGCACAGGCGGCCGAAGTTGGCCGGGTGGCTGGGGTCGCCCTGCACGCCGAGGATCTTCTCGCCATCGTGCTCGATCAGCACGCCGCAGCCGACGCCGCAGTAGCAGCAGGTGGCTGCTGTGGTTTGCAGGGTCGCTTCAGGCACGGGCGGCATCCTTCTCGGCGAGGCCGGCCGCCTCCAGGCTGGCGCGGCCGAACATCAGGTGATCGCGCATGCGGCCGATGTCGACGCCCTCGCGGATTTGCTGGAAATACCAGCTGCCGTCCAGGGTGTCGCCGTACAGGCAGCCGCCGACCAGCACGTCGTCCTTGATCACCAGTTTCTTGTACACGCTGCCGATGGGGTCGGAGAGGGTGATGGTCTCGGTGCCGTCGCCGCCCATGAAGTCGCCGGCGGAGAA
This DNA window, taken from Pseudomonas alcaligenes, encodes the following:
- a CDS encoding molybdopterin-dependent oxidoreductase — encoded protein: MPEATLQTTAATCCYCGVGCGVLIEHDGEKILGVQGDPSHPANFGRLCSKGSSLHLTGDLDARALSPELRLGKNLARARTDWDSALDHAASVFAETIREHGPDSVAFYISGQLLTEDYYAFNKLARALVGTNNIDSNSRLCMSSAVVGYKRSLGADAPPCSYEDIEQADCLLIAGSNMAYAHPILFRRLEAAKAARPEMKIIVVDPRRTDTCELADLHLAIAPGTDVALFHGLLHLLLANGDYDPAYIDAHTEGFEALRGLAADYPPSEVARLCGIDESELRRAAELIGQSPAFLSLWCMGLNQSSAGSAKNSALINLHLATGQIGRVGAGPFSLTGQPNAMGGRETGSLSNLLPGHREAANPEHRAEVARYWGVDSLPETPGLSAVELFEAVRAGKIKALWIACTNPAQSLPDQQKIHEALARCPFVVVQEAFFTTETCHYADLLLPAASWGEKEGSVTNSERRISHVRRAVPAPAEARPDWAIVCDFARRLEQLQRPGLPSLFAFLDAEMLFEEYKHLTQGRDLDLSGLSYAILDDQGPQQWPFPAGARQGTARLYGNGLFPTASGRAQFVADPYRPAQERPVADFPLLLNTGRLRDQWHGMSRTGTAARLFGHAPEAVLGLHPDELARRGLQSGELIRLRSRRGGLILPVQADDSLQAGQAYLPMHWGDRFLKGLGTNVLTQSAFDPLSKQPELKLSAVQVERAELPWQFFALVEGDVQRRFTALRPLFERFAYASLAPTGREQRPALLLKAAATTAPDAELLAQIDALLGLDQGPVMAYDDPRRGVGKRLRTEGGRIVAVRLAGEIAARDWLKGLWEQGSSDAELRRWLLAPLPTPPGGGLKASKVLCNCMNVSQDAVCAGIERGLDLDGLKRELKCGTSCGSCVPEIKRLLATRVAAIAVQA